The Palaemon carinicauda isolate YSFRI2023 unplaced genomic scaffold, ASM3689809v2 scaffold180, whole genome shotgun sequence genome window below encodes:
- the Adi1 gene encoding acireductone dioxygenase: protein MVRAWYMDESQDDQRLEHHRTPPKFLSLEEMAQDTGVLYWKLSPETCESDGSLDKIKSDRGYTYSDVICVSPEKLPNYETKLKSFFEEHIHTDEEIRFVLEGSGYFDVRDSADQWIRIEVVPGDLLVLPAGIYHRFTLDVKNYIKAMRLFVGEPVWTPHNRPADNMEARREYVTRQKNNFK from the exons ATGGTGAGAGCTTGGTATATGGACGAGAGTCAAGATGACCAAAGGTTGGAGCACCACAGGACGCCTCCCAAATTCCTTTCTCTGGAAGAGATGGCCCAGGATACTGGAGTCCTTTATTGgaag CTGAGCCCAGAGACGTGCGAGTCGGATGGGAGTCTCGACAAAATCAAATCTGACAGAGGCTATACGTACAGTGACGTCATCTGTGTATCTCCAGAGAAATTGCCCAATTATGAAACAAAG CTCAAAAGCTTCTTCGAAGAGCACATCCATACTGACGAAGAAATAAGATTCGTCTTGGAGGGTTCCGGTTACTTCGATGTCCGTGACAGTGCTGATCAGTGGATAAGAATTGAAGTCGTTCCAGGGGACCTCTTGGTGCTTCCGGCTGGAATCTACCACAGATTCACCCTGGACGTTAAG AACTACATAAAGGCAATGAGACTCTTCGTAGGAGAACCTGTATGGACGCCGCACAACCGTCCGGCCGATAACATGGAGGCCCGGAGGGAGTACGTCACTCGGCAGAAAAATAATTTCAAGTGA
- the LOC137635823 gene encoding glutamate receptor ionotropic, delta-2-like gives MTLYSQEIRNVILICSPDNTREIFEKVRKKSLESSTIRWLVIMDEDFRHSLQQILREGTQVAMATHNPNGTYFLSLSEIGTNDLISFKPLGEWTPPVSFDSLQPRNISTPIGSLKNVILTTHNQIPTAGSVNVTQQPHLRIHRLFPSYKSLYDDFRGRRLVVSVVSNIPFFKLLHLDNGTAVPDYGIDFQVIEALGRRLNFTYRILEPSDGRWGGPEGDGTVSGMVGMVARHSAHLAIDEITINEERKSVVDFTRAYYLEATTLVSRAPAKKDSTFAVFQPFTQLVWLILIAMAGIIGPIVYVIKSCCDVIHLAATSSKTWPISKKESRDKDEPPNDKMPTVDTLSKPRQTRGTGKVLESPQHPNKKQNSLQTVAEPLQNETRNPSTECREVLLSYSFNMLRSLVLQGNQIVEHDTPVRIVLVFWYVFCLVIYASYAGTLTAFLTIPSYERPIDSLEDLTRAAKDGYAPGVQAGTSNEYFLKSAKSGLFKTLWDLTDPKRSFPPSGKVGIERVLTQKIVYMSANLNSEIRTSQKGRHRFYLARQTFFPQGYGIACRIGAPYISKFDEVLISMQQAGLVNKWVKDEVLKIQRSNQGQRGGKGQQKVSQALSLNHLKAAFFLLLVGHIISAATVLCEIRTRRKKIYLH, from the exons ATGACCTTGTACTCGCAAGAAATACGCAATGTGATCCTCATTTGTTCTCCAGACAATACCAGGGAGATTTTCGAGAAG GTCCGTAAAAAATCATTAGAATCTTCGACCATCCGATGGCTTGTGATAATGGACGAAGACTTCAGACATTCTCTCCAGCAGATCCTACGAGAAGGCACACAG GTTGCAATGGCTACTCACAATCCCAATGGGACGTACTTTCTCTCTCTATCGGAAATTGGAACTAATGACTTGATTAG CTTCAAGCCCCTTGGGGAATGGACTCCACCAGTAAGCTTCGACTCGCTTCAGCCCAGGAACATCTCAACACCCATAGGATCACTGAAGAATGTTATTCTCACCACTCACAACCAGATTCCAACTGCTGGAAGTGTGAATGTTACCCAGCAACCACATCTCCGTATCCATCGATTATTCCCATCATATAAATCCCTTTACGACGACTTCCGAGGACGCCGCCTCGTCGTATCTGTGGTCAGCAACATTCCTTTCTTCAAACTCCTCCATTTGGACAATGGCACGGCCGTTCCTGATTATGGAATTGACTTCCAGGTGATAGAAGCTCTTGGGCGTCGCTTGAATTTCAC ATATAGAATACTGGAACCGAGCGACGGTCGATGGGGCGGCCCCGAAGGTGACGGAACAGTCAGTGGGATGGTTGGAATGGTAGCCAGACACAGCGCTCATCTTGCCATTGATGAAATTACCATAAATG AGGAAAGAAAATCAGTTGTTGACTTCACAAGAGCTTATTACTTAGAAGCAACGACTCTAGTCTCCAGGGCTCCAGCCAAGAAGGATTCTACCTTTGCTGTTTTTCAGCCTTTCACACAGTTG GTCTGGTTAATTCTCATCGCCATGGCAGGCATCATTGGCCCTATCGTCTACGTTATCAAATCGTGCTGTGACGTCATACATTTGGCAGCAACCTCTAGTAAAACTTGGCCTATCTCCAAGAAGGAGAGCCGGGATAAAGATGAACCTCCCAATGACAAAATGCCAACTGTTGACACTCTGTCTAAACCCAGGCAGACAAGGGGAACAGGCAAGGTTTTGGAATCACCTCAACATCCAAATAAAAAGCAAAACAGCTTACAAACTGTAGCGGAACCTCTTCAAAACGAAACGAGAAATCCAAGTACAGAATGTAGAGAGGTTCTGCTCAGTTACAGCTTCAACATGCTGCGGAGTCTCGTTCTACAGGGAAACCAAATAGTGGAGCATGATACTCCTGTCAGGATCGTTCTGGTGTTTTGGTATGTTTTCTGCCTAGTTATTTACG CTTCGTACGCGGGGACGCTCACGGCTTTCCTGACGATCCCGTCCTACGAAAGGCCAATAGACTCACTTGAGGACCTCACGAGAGCTGCCAAAGATGGCTACGCCCCAGGCGTACAAGCAGGAACCAGCAATGAGTATTTCCTGAAG TCTGCTAAATCCGGACTCTTCAAAACACTGTGGGATCTGACAGACCCTAAAAGGAGTTTCCCCCCAAGTGGCAAAGTTGGCATTGAAAGG GTATTGACACAGAAGATCGTGTACATGTCAGCTAACCTGAACAGTGAGATCAGGACTAGCCAGAAAGGCAGGCACCGCTTCTACCTAGCTCGTCAAACCTTCTTCCCGCAAGGATACGGCATCGCCTGCAGGATAGGCGCTCCCTATATCTCCAAGTTCGATGAAGT ATTGATCTCAATGCAGCAAGCAGGCCTGGTCAACAAGTGGGTGAAAGATGAGGTCTTGAAGATCCAGAGGTCAAACCAGGGTCAAAGAGGAGGCAAAGGACAACAGAAAGTATCCCAGGCCTTATCACTGAACCATCTTAAG GCAGCATTTTTCCTCTTGCTGGTGGGCCACATAATATCAGCGGCTACGGTTCTTTGTGAAATTCGAACTCGGAGGAAGAAAATATACCTTCACTAG